A window from Mus caroli chromosome 2, CAROLI_EIJ_v1.1, whole genome shotgun sequence encodes these proteins:
- the Col9a3 gene encoding collagen alpha-3(IX) chain, with amino-acid sequence MTGAPALALLLLGQLLTATSAQKVGPRGPPGPQGPPGKPGKDGIDGEAGPPGLPGLPGPKGTSGKPGKPGEAGLPGLPGVDGSLGPPGPPGLGGKGLPGPPGEAGVSGLPGGIGLRGPPGPSGLPGLPGLPGPPGPPGNPGVLPEGATDLQCPAICPPGPPGPPGMPGFKGPTGYKGEQGEVGKDGEKGNPGPPGPPGIPGTVGLQGPRGLRGLPGPLGPPGDRGPIGFRGPPGTPGAPGKVGDRGERGPEGFRGPKGDLGRPGPKGIPGVAGPGGEPGMPGKDGKDGVPGLDGEKGEAGRNGGQGEKGPNGLPGLPGRAGSKGEKGEPGRTGELGEAGPSGEPGIPGDVGVPGERGEAGHRGSVGALGPQGPPGAPGIRGFQGQKGSTGDPGLPGPQGLRGDVGDRGPGGATGPKGDQGIAGSDGLPGDKGELGPNGPIGQKGESGSRGELGPKGIQGPNGTSGVQGVPGPPGPLGLQGVQGVPGITGKPGVPGKEASEQRIRELCGGMISEQIAQLAAHLRKPLAPGSIGRPGPAGPPGPPGPPGSIGHPGARGPPGYRGPTGELGDPGPRGSQGDRGDKGATGAGLDGPAGDQGYQGPQGVPGISKDGRDGAHGEPGLPGDPGLPGAAGAQGTPGICDTSACQGAVLGGGGEKSGPRSS; translated from the exons ATGACCGGAGCGCCTGCCCTagccctgctgctgctggggcagCTCCTGACGGCCACCTCCGCGCAG AAAGTGGGACCTCGAGGNCCCCCTGGTCCCCAAGGGCCTCCTGGAAAACCCGGCAAGGATGGCATTGAT GGAGAAGCTGGCCCTCCAGGTCTGCCTGGCCTTCCA GGACCCAAAGGGACCTCAGGGAAGCCGGGGAAACCGGGAGAGGCAGGACTGCCAGGACTGCCTGGTGTAGAT GGAAGTCTAGGACCCCCAGGGCCACCGGGACTTGGG GGCAAAGGCCTCCCTggacctcct ggagaggcaggagtgagtggccTCCCAGGTGGGATTGGTCTACGTGGCCCCCCG GGACCCTCTGGACTTCCAGGACTGCCTGGCCTCCCAGGACCTCCTGGACCTCCT GGAAACCCTGGAGTCCTCCCTGAAGGTGCTACTGATCTGCAG TGTCCCGCCATCTGCCCTCCAGGCCCTCCGGGACCCCCAGGAATGCCAGGGTTCAAG gGGCCTACTGGCTACAAAGGGGAACAAGGAGAAGTTGGCAAAGATGGTGAGAAG GGTAATCCTGGCCCCCCTGGGCCTCCTGGAATCCCAGGCACCGTAGGGCTAcag GGCCCACGAGGATTACGAGGACTTCCAGGGCCACTCGGGCCCCCTGGGGACCGG GGTCCCATTGGGTTTCGGGGCCCTCCTGGAACCCCAGGAGCACCTGGGAAAGTG GGTGACAGGGGTGAAAGGGGACCAGAAGGGTTCCGTGGCCCTAAGGGTGACCTG GGCAGGCCTGGTCCCAAAGGAATCCCTGGAGTGGCTGGGCCAGGCGGAGAACCA GGCATGCCAGGCAAGGATGGCAAAGATGGTGTGCCGGGACTTGATGGTGAGAAG GGAGAGGCTGGTCGCAATGGTGGCCAAGGAGAGAAAGGCCCCAATGGGCTGCCG GGGCTCCCTGGGCGAGCAGGGTCCAAAGGCGAGAAGGGAGAACCG GGTAGAACTGGCGAGCTGGGTGAGGCTGGCCCCTCTGGAGAGCCAGGTATCCCT GGGGATGTTGGTGTTCCGGGGGAGCGTGGTGAGGCTGGTCACAGGGGCTCAGTG GGAGCTCTTGGCCCACAAGGCCCTCCTGGGGCTCCTGGCATCCGTGGCTTTCAG GGACAAAAAGGCAGCACAGGAGACCCTGGCCTTCCAGGCCCCCAAGGCCTACGGGGAGATGTGGGTGACCGG GGTCCAGGAGGTGCCACAGGCCCTAAGGGAGACCAG GGCATTGCAGGTTCCGATGGTCTTCCAGGGGACAAAGGCGAGCTG GGTCCTAATGGCCCCATTGGACAAAAAGGAGAG TCTGGCAGCCGAGGGGAACTGGGCCCCAAAGGCATCCAGGGCCCCAATGGCACCAGTGGAGTCCAGGGTGTACCTGGTCCCCCGGGTCCACTGGGCCTCCAAGGTGTGCAGGGTGTCCCAGGCATCACAGGGAAGCCTGGAGTTCCG GGCAAGGAAGCCAGTGAACAGCGCATCAGGGAGCTATGCGGGGGGATGATCAGTG AGCAAATTGCACAGTTGGCTGCACACCTGAGGAAGCCCTTAGCACCAGGCTCCATCGGCAGGCCTGGTCCAGCTGGCCCCCCAGGCCCTCCAGGCCCTCCAGGCTCTATTGGCCACCCTGGCGCTCGGGGTCCCCCGGGATACCGTGGTCCCACTGGGGAACTAGGAGATCCTGGACCAAGAG GGAGCCAGGGTGACAGAGGGGACAAGGGAGCAACAGGTGCAGGGCTGGATGGGCCTGCTGGGGACCAGGGCTACCAAG GGCCTCAAGGTGTACCTGGCATCAGCAAAGATGGTCGAGATGGTGCTCATGGTGAGCCTGGCCTTCCTGGTGATCCTGGCCTTCCTGGAGCTGCTGGTGCTCAGGGTACCCCAGGGATCTGCGACACTTCAGCTTGCCAAGGAGCTGTGTTAGGGGGAGGTGGAGAAAAGTCGGGTCCTCGGAGCTCATAA